The following are encoded in a window of Salinibacter ruber DSM 13855 genomic DNA:
- a CDS encoding TonB-dependent receptor: MRVGYVLALSFLVFGLNNGLAVGQDGPTGRVEGRVVAAETGGALADATVGVNGSNRPQGTVTDADGRFVLTNLPPGRTTLHVRHVGYVTTTRTVQVRAGQAARLTIELASATVELSGLEITGATRGTRTALPGAATKVDAAALDQMDPIGTQAALKHVPGVYGLADDGMSQTRMSVGIRGLQPRRTQRVLVMEDGMPIQPAPYVFSPLYYNPPIERIEEIEVIKGSSTIRHGPQTMAGVINYVTSRPQRRSPGGTVELTPGTNGYVSAFGEVGGFGTDDVRPQVQLLFKRGSGFRQHNDFRQFNGTAKLQADLGANRSLYVKTNANYERLNATYTGLTPYSFRTDPDFNPKDDDLYQIYRASLGTIYNRRYSDAVQGTTRLYANVFHRPWWREKDVFVDAEAYQAPDRDAEPVAPNEPGPLMRVGISDVRTQENITLDDKPYFGNVRTFYVTGVEHSLGIQHSLLGQEADLEVGGRLHWERFKDNRKISDEVGVREGVFYQGDVSDSDPVTIIGGSSVYETRALSLYALEDVQWGPLRLSPGFRLEAFKQSQINRLNGSQYRDQTSVVPLPRLGFNWNLGTADLGPLLGPGNARLFGGVHRGYTPPSSATFAIVGFDPPSATGAGDGGFDLKAEKSWNTELGVRGRSDAGQFEVTGFYLYVEDLVGGRTSFQQNLGVVESYGLEARTRVKGGLFAAPLPTLDVSYTYLQSSVVQGVISSAIDGLPEDITGNELPAAPRHTATVGLSKAFSDIGLTLSTDLSYTGRFYTDLENLEATNNRGERGPVPAHTVIDAGATYEYSDALSIQLTAKNVTDNVYIGSRLHSNPSQPSANLSTGIIPGARRQVNLSIQYDF; encoded by the coding sequence ATGCGCGTCGGCTACGTTCTCGCCCTCTCTTTTCTTGTATTTGGTCTAAATAACGGGCTGGCGGTAGGTCAGGACGGGCCGACGGGCCGTGTAGAAGGGCGCGTCGTTGCCGCAGAAACAGGGGGGGCGCTTGCCGACGCAACGGTGGGGGTCAACGGGAGCAACCGGCCCCAAGGCACCGTCACCGACGCGGACGGTCGCTTTGTGCTCACCAACCTGCCGCCCGGGCGCACGACCCTGCACGTCCGCCACGTGGGCTACGTCACGACCACGCGCACGGTCCAGGTCCGGGCCGGCCAGGCGGCGCGCCTGACCATAGAACTGGCAAGCGCCACCGTAGAGCTGTCAGGCCTCGAGATTACCGGCGCCACGCGCGGCACCCGGACGGCCCTTCCGGGGGCGGCCACGAAGGTGGACGCCGCCGCCCTGGACCAGATGGACCCCATCGGCACCCAGGCCGCCCTCAAGCACGTGCCCGGCGTCTACGGCCTGGCCGACGACGGCATGTCGCAAACCCGCATGTCGGTGGGCATCCGCGGCCTGCAGCCCCGCCGGACCCAGCGTGTTCTCGTCATGGAGGACGGAATGCCCATCCAACCCGCCCCGTACGTCTTCTCGCCGCTCTACTACAACCCGCCCATCGAGCGCATCGAGGAGATCGAGGTCATCAAGGGCAGCTCCACGATCCGGCACGGCCCGCAGACGATGGCCGGCGTGATCAACTACGTCACCAGCCGCCCACAGCGCCGCTCGCCGGGGGGCACCGTCGAACTGACCCCCGGTACGAACGGCTATGTCAGCGCCTTCGGGGAGGTCGGCGGCTTTGGGACCGACGACGTGCGCCCGCAGGTCCAGCTGCTCTTCAAGCGGGGAAGCGGCTTTCGACAGCACAACGACTTCCGCCAGTTTAACGGCACCGCCAAGCTGCAGGCCGACCTCGGCGCCAATCGATCGCTGTACGTCAAGACCAATGCCAACTATGAGCGGCTGAACGCCACCTATACCGGCCTCACGCCGTACTCCTTCCGCACCGACCCGGATTTCAACCCCAAGGACGACGACCTCTACCAGATCTATCGGGCGTCGCTGGGAACGATCTACAACCGCCGCTACAGCGACGCCGTGCAGGGCACCACGCGGCTTTACGCCAACGTCTTTCACCGCCCGTGGTGGCGAGAGAAGGATGTGTTCGTGGACGCGGAGGCCTACCAGGCCCCAGACAGGGACGCCGAGCCGGTCGCCCCGAACGAGCCGGGGCCGCTCATGCGGGTCGGCATCAGCGACGTGAGAACCCAGGAAAACATCACGCTGGATGACAAGCCGTACTTCGGCAACGTGCGCACCTTCTACGTTACCGGCGTCGAGCACTCGCTGGGCATCCAGCACAGCCTGCTCGGGCAGGAGGCGGACCTGGAAGTGGGCGGCCGCCTGCACTGGGAACGCTTCAAGGACAACCGCAAGATCAGCGACGAGGTGGGCGTGCGGGAAGGCGTTTTCTATCAGGGCGACGTGTCCGATTCCGACCCCGTCACGATCATCGGCGGCAGCTCGGTCTACGAGACGCGGGCGCTCTCCCTCTACGCGCTGGAGGATGTGCAGTGGGGCCCGCTCCGCCTCTCACCGGGGTTTCGGCTAGAGGCCTTCAAGCAATCTCAGATCAACCGCCTCAACGGCAGCCAGTACCGCGACCAGACGAGCGTCGTCCCCCTGCCCCGGCTCGGCTTTAACTGGAACCTGGGGACCGCCGACCTGGGCCCGCTGCTCGGGCCGGGCAACGCCCGCCTCTTCGGCGGGGTCCACCGCGGCTACACGCCGCCCTCCAGCGCCACCTTCGCCATCGTGGGCTTCGATCCGCCCAGCGCCACCGGCGCAGGCGACGGCGGATTCGACCTGAAGGCCGAGAAGAGCTGGAACACGGAGCTGGGCGTGCGGGGCCGCTCCGACGCCGGCCAGTTCGAGGTTACCGGCTTCTACCTCTACGTGGAGGACCTGGTGGGCGGCCGCACGAGCTTCCAGCAAAACCTGGGGGTGGTGGAGAGCTACGGCCTGGAGGCCCGAACCCGGGTGAAAGGCGGGCTCTTTGCCGCCCCCCTCCCCACGCTGGACGTCTCGTATACCTACCTGCAGTCGTCGGTCGTGCAGGGCGTCATTTCAAGCGCGATCGACGGCCTGCCGGAAGACATCACCGGCAACGAGCTGCCGGCAGCCCCCCGTCACACCGCCACGGTGGGCCTGTCGAAGGCCTTCTCGGACATCGGACTCACCCTGTCGACCGACCTCAGCTACACCGGCCGCTTCTACACCGACCTCGAAAACCTGGAGGCCACCAACAACCGGGGCGAGCGGGGGCCCGTGCCGGCCCATACGGTGATCGACGCCGGAGCGACTTACGAGTACTCCGACGCCCTCAGCATCCAGCTTACCGCCAAGAACGTGACGGACAACGTGTACATCGGCTCGCGGCTGCACTCCAACCCCAGCCAGCCGAGTGCCAACCTGAGTACGGGCATCATCCCCGGTGCCCGCCGCCAGGTCAATCTCTCGATTCAGTACGACTTCTAA
- the glgB gene encoding 1,4-alpha-glucan branching protein GlgB produces MPHLTDDDIYYWRQGTHTHSYERMGAHPNQRGTWFGVWAPNADRVEVTGDFNDWRFGADVLDRREGGLWEGYVRGAQPGDKYKYHLRAGGEWFDRTDPYAFRMEPPAQNTYEGLSALITDLDTYTWGDDAWMTTREGPSGIDGPLSIYEVHLGSWRHEEHGASLSYREVAEPLADHVQNLGFTHVEFLPLAEHPYYGSWGYQILGYYAPTFRYGDPEGLMHLIDTLHQRGIGVIMDWVPGHFATDPQGLTYFDGSHLFEYEDPLMREHPDWGTRVFDFGKNGVRNFLLSNALFWMDKYHVDGLRVDAVASMLYRDYSREGDWSPNVHGGRENLGAISLLQDTNEHVYDEYPEAIMLAEESTAWPGVTTPTEHGGLGFLYKWNMGWMHDTLEYASKEPVHRKHHHGDLTWTLSWAFSENYTLPLSHDEVVHGKNSLWSKMPGDDWQKAANLRLLYAHMFGHPGKKLLFMGGEFGQHREWDHDRALEWDLADEPLHEGLMEWLGDLNHLYQNAPALWNDQEDGFEWIAYDDRENSVLTYRRLNGDRSLVFVLNFTPVVREDYRIGATGDGRWHERLNSDSDVYGGSNVGNRGAVHSDPVEKHGHSHSLSLTLPPLGALVLEPAE; encoded by the coding sequence ATGCCCCATCTCACCGACGACGACATCTACTACTGGCGGCAAGGCACCCATACCCACAGCTACGAACGGATGGGGGCGCACCCCAACCAGCGGGGCACCTGGTTTGGCGTCTGGGCCCCCAACGCCGACCGGGTGGAAGTGACGGGCGACTTTAACGACTGGCGCTTCGGGGCCGACGTGCTGGACCGACGCGAGGGCGGGCTCTGGGAGGGCTACGTCCGCGGCGCCCAGCCGGGCGACAAGTACAAGTACCACCTCCGGGCCGGCGGCGAGTGGTTCGACCGCACCGACCCCTACGCCTTCCGCATGGAGCCGCCCGCCCAGAACACCTACGAGGGCCTCTCGGCCCTCATCACCGACCTCGACACCTACACGTGGGGCGATGACGCCTGGATGACCACCCGTGAGGGCCCCAGCGGGATCGACGGGCCGCTTTCCATCTACGAGGTGCACCTCGGCTCCTGGCGCCACGAGGAGCACGGCGCGTCGCTCAGCTACCGGGAGGTCGCCGAGCCGCTGGCCGACCACGTGCAGAACCTCGGCTTCACCCACGTCGAGTTTCTGCCCCTCGCCGAGCACCCGTACTACGGGTCGTGGGGCTACCAAATTCTCGGGTACTACGCCCCCACCTTCCGCTACGGCGACCCCGAAGGCCTCATGCACCTCATCGACACGCTGCACCAGCGTGGCATCGGGGTCATCATGGACTGGGTGCCCGGCCACTTCGCCACCGACCCGCAGGGGCTCACCTACTTCGACGGGTCCCACCTCTTCGAATACGAGGACCCGCTCATGCGGGAGCATCCGGACTGGGGCACGCGCGTGTTCGACTTCGGCAAGAACGGCGTGCGCAACTTCCTGCTCTCCAACGCCCTCTTCTGGATGGACAAGTACCACGTGGACGGCCTGCGGGTCGACGCGGTCGCCTCCATGCTCTACCGCGACTACTCCCGGGAGGGCGACTGGTCGCCCAACGTGCACGGCGGCCGCGAAAACCTGGGCGCCATCAGCCTCCTCCAAGACACCAACGAGCACGTCTACGACGAGTACCCCGAGGCGATCATGCTGGCCGAGGAGTCGACCGCCTGGCCCGGCGTCACCACCCCCACCGAGCACGGCGGCCTCGGCTTCCTCTACAAGTGGAACATGGGCTGGATGCACGACACGCTCGAGTACGCGAGCAAGGAGCCGGTCCACCGCAAGCACCACCACGGCGACCTGACCTGGACCCTCAGCTGGGCGTTCTCCGAAAACTACACGCTCCCCCTCTCCCACGACGAGGTGGTGCACGGCAAAAACTCCCTGTGGAGCAAAATGCCGGGCGACGACTGGCAGAAGGCGGCCAACCTGCGGCTGCTCTACGCCCACATGTTCGGCCACCCCGGCAAGAAGTTGCTCTTCATGGGCGGCGAGTTCGGACAGCACCGCGAGTGGGACCACGACCGGGCGCTGGAATGGGACCTCGCCGACGAGCCGCTGCACGAGGGCCTGATGGAGTGGCTCGGCGACCTCAACCACCTCTACCAGAACGCACCGGCCCTCTGGAACGACCAGGAGGACGGCTTCGAATGGATCGCGTACGACGACCGCGAGAACAGCGTCCTCACCTACCGCCGCCTCAACGGGGACCGGTCGCTCGTCTTTGTGCTCAACTTTACCCCGGTCGTCCGCGAGGACTACCGCATCGGGGCCACGGGGGACGGCCGGTGGCACGAGCGGCTCAATAGCGACAGCGACGTGTACGGCGGGAGCAACGTGGGCAATCGGGGCGCCGTCCACAGCGATCCGGTCGAGAAACACGGGCACTCTCACTCTCTGTCGTTGACCCTTCCCCCGCTGGGAGCATTGGTCTTGGAACCGGCCGAGTAG
- the treS gene encoding maltose alpha-D-glucosyltransferase encodes MPDDFLDDPLWYKDAVIYELHVRSFYDSNNDGYGDFQGLREKLPYLESLGVNTLWLLPFLESPLRDDGYDTADYFKVLPIHGDLDDFRAFLDDAHARGMRVITELVLNHTSDQHPWFQEARDPDSDKHDWYVWSDTDERYDDVRVIFTDTEDSNWAWDPKAEKYYWHRFFSHQPDLNFDNPEVREKMKEVMFFWLDMGVDGLRLDAVPYLFEREGTSSENLPETIAYVKELRAAVEERYGPGKVLLAEANQWPEDTLPYFGEDAEGESTGVQMAFNFPVMPRLYMALRRENRRPVVEMLDLTSGIPDDAQWALFLRNHDELTLEMVTDEERDYMYHEYGADDRFRINVGIRRRLTPLLGGERRRIELMNALLLSLKGSPIIYYGDEIGMGDDPFLGDRNGVRTPMQWSPDKNGGFSRAPHHKLFMPPINRGKYSYEFVNVEDAEADPYSLLHFMRRLIALRQQHKNIFGRGSLELLPVENQSILAFLREYEGERILVVNNLSRFTQSVHIPAREDLQGLAPVELSGQSAFPPIEDDDYHLTVGPHHFYWFKLVPKEDVQRDDTRRSGLQPLEDKNGRTRPVLPVAEGLQNVLVPTMAQRRGPEQIEALLPEFINEQRWFGGKGEGIEGVEVEDAVRLQSDPVVYLSVLRVDLPEDTSFYTLPLMAAPEPEASDILDEHPNATLAWLEVEDTEERRLVYDATVNPRFWATLFRWWQRGGTGRSLKGLYTAEPSEAMGDAPPDDVRLLTGEQSNTSAIVNNDYFLKLYRRLEEGPNPEKELLEHLTDIDFTFSPRLHGTLNFRRRHRQYTLGVLQEALAVDADAWSYTLSCTTTFLDRVENSPFPHEQAKNTGPSADGPQWTADRFSDATVPVWLEELAPELISFARTLGVRTAEMHHALAQAGGDEMRPVEAPTDAGAELGTRIRTEMEETRALLDRQPDRVSGHVPSDPAWSAARDRLAPLDDVPGTHDRIRIHGDYHLGQLLRAEGDIYVLDFEGEPTRPLDERRRRKNALRDVAGMLRSLEYAVLASWQDHADVDPDYEPWIDALLYWTETTFLDAYADTTGDAAFLPAAPARYSFLWAFLLDKALYEVRYELNHRPDWAWLPLHGLHRLLAPRDATASDPLDA; translated from the coding sequence ATGCCCGACGACTTCCTCGACGACCCCCTCTGGTACAAGGACGCCGTCATCTACGAGCTGCACGTCCGCAGCTTCTACGACTCGAACAACGACGGCTACGGGGACTTTCAAGGGCTTCGCGAAAAGCTGCCCTACCTCGAATCACTGGGCGTCAACACCCTCTGGCTGCTCCCCTTCCTGGAGAGCCCGCTCCGGGACGACGGCTACGACACCGCCGACTACTTCAAGGTCCTTCCGATCCACGGCGACCTCGACGACTTCCGGGCCTTTCTCGACGACGCCCACGCCCGCGGCATGCGGGTCATCACAGAACTGGTGCTGAACCACACCTCCGACCAGCACCCCTGGTTTCAGGAGGCGCGCGACCCGGACTCCGACAAGCACGACTGGTACGTCTGGAGCGACACGGACGAACGGTACGACGATGTCCGTGTCATCTTTACCGACACGGAGGATTCGAACTGGGCGTGGGACCCGAAGGCGGAGAAGTACTACTGGCACCGCTTCTTCTCCCACCAGCCCGACCTCAATTTCGACAACCCTGAGGTCCGGGAGAAGATGAAGGAGGTCATGTTCTTCTGGCTCGACATGGGCGTGGACGGCCTCCGGCTCGACGCGGTACCCTACCTCTTCGAACGGGAGGGCACCAGCAGTGAAAACCTGCCCGAGACGATCGCCTACGTGAAGGAGTTGCGCGCCGCCGTGGAGGAGCGGTACGGCCCCGGCAAGGTGCTCCTGGCGGAGGCGAACCAGTGGCCCGAGGACACGCTTCCCTACTTCGGCGAGGACGCGGAGGGGGAGAGCACCGGCGTGCAGATGGCCTTCAACTTTCCCGTCATGCCGCGGCTCTACATGGCACTGCGGCGCGAGAACCGACGGCCGGTCGTGGAGATGCTCGACCTGACCAGCGGCATCCCCGACGACGCGCAGTGGGCCCTCTTCCTCCGCAACCACGACGAGCTCACCCTCGAAATGGTGACCGACGAGGAGCGGGACTACATGTACCACGAGTACGGCGCCGACGACCGCTTCCGCATCAACGTGGGCATTCGGCGCCGCCTGACGCCCCTGCTCGGGGGCGAGCGCCGCCGCATCGAGCTCATGAACGCGTTGCTGCTGAGCCTCAAGGGAAGCCCCATCATCTACTACGGCGACGAGATCGGAATGGGCGACGACCCCTTCCTCGGCGACCGCAACGGGGTGCGCACGCCCATGCAGTGGAGCCCCGACAAGAACGGCGGCTTCTCGCGGGCGCCGCACCACAAGCTGTTCATGCCGCCCATCAACCGGGGCAAGTACAGCTACGAGTTCGTAAACGTGGAGGACGCGGAGGCGGACCCGTACTCGCTGCTCCACTTCATGCGCCGCCTTATTGCCCTCCGGCAGCAACACAAAAACATCTTCGGCCGGGGCAGTCTCGAACTCCTGCCCGTGGAGAACCAGTCCATCCTCGCGTTTCTCCGCGAGTACGAGGGCGAGCGCATTCTGGTGGTGAACAACCTGTCCCGCTTCACGCAGTCGGTCCACATTCCGGCCCGGGAGGACCTGCAGGGCCTGGCGCCGGTCGAGCTGTCCGGCCAGTCCGCGTTCCCGCCCATCGAAGACGACGACTATCACCTGACCGTTGGCCCCCACCACTTCTACTGGTTCAAGCTCGTGCCCAAAGAGGACGTACAGCGCGACGACACCCGCCGCAGCGGCCTTCAGCCCCTCGAGGACAAGAACGGCCGCACCCGTCCGGTGCTGCCGGTCGCCGAGGGCCTGCAGAACGTCCTCGTGCCCACGATGGCGCAGCGCCGCGGCCCCGAACAGATCGAGGCGCTCCTCCCCGAGTTTATCAACGAGCAGCGCTGGTTCGGCGGCAAGGGCGAGGGCATCGAAGGGGTCGAGGTCGAGGACGCGGTGCGCCTCCAGAGCGACCCCGTGGTCTACCTGTCGGTGCTCCGGGTCGACCTGCCGGAGGACACGTCGTTCTACACCCTGCCCCTGATGGCGGCCCCCGAGCCGGAGGCCTCCGACATTCTCGACGAGCACCCGAACGCCACCCTGGCGTGGCTGGAGGTGGAGGACACCGAGGAGCGACGGCTCGTCTACGACGCCACGGTCAACCCTCGGTTCTGGGCCACCCTCTTCCGCTGGTGGCAGCGGGGCGGCACCGGGCGCTCGCTGAAGGGGCTCTACACGGCCGAGCCGTCCGAGGCGATGGGCGATGCCCCTCCCGACGACGTGCGCCTCCTGACCGGCGAGCAGAGCAACACCTCGGCCATCGTCAACAACGACTATTTCCTCAAGCTCTACCGCCGCCTGGAGGAGGGCCCCAACCCCGAGAAAGAGCTCCTGGAGCACCTCACGGACATCGACTTTACGTTTTCGCCGCGGCTTCACGGCACGCTCAACTTCCGGCGTCGCCACCGCCAGTACACCCTTGGGGTGCTTCAGGAAGCCCTGGCGGTGGATGCCGACGCGTGGAGCTACACGCTCTCCTGCACGACCACCTTTCTCGACCGCGTCGAAAATTCGCCGTTCCCGCACGAGCAGGCCAAGAACACGGGCCCGTCGGCGGATGGCCCGCAATGGACGGCGGACCGCTTCTCGGACGCGACGGTGCCGGTGTGGCTCGAAGAGCTCGCCCCCGAGTTGATCTCGTTCGCGCGGACGCTCGGGGTGCGCACCGCCGAGATGCACCACGCGCTGGCCCAGGCCGGGGGCGACGAGATGCGCCCCGTTGAGGCGCCGACGGATGCGGGGGCGGAGCTGGGCACGCGCATCCGGACCGAGATGGAAGAGACCCGCGCACTTCTGGATCGGCAGCCGGACCGGGTCTCCGGGCACGTGCCGTCCGACCCGGCGTGGAGTGCGGCCCGCGATCGCCTCGCCCCCCTCGACGACGTGCCCGGAACCCACGACCGCATCCGAATCCACGGCGACTATCATCTCGGCCAGCTTCTCCGGGCCGAGGGCGACATTTATGTCCTCGACTTCGAAGGCGAACCGACCCGCCCCCTCGACGAGCGGCGGCGGCGCAAGAATGCACTGCGCGACGTCGCGGGCATGCTTCGGTCCCTGGAGTACGCCGTTCTCGCGTCCTGGCAGGACCACGCCGACGTGGACCCGGACTACGAGCCGTGGATCGACGCGCTGCTCTACTGGACGGAGACCACCTTCCTCGACGCCTACGCCGACACGACCGGCGACGCCGCCTTCCTTCCGGCCGCCCCCGCCCGCTACTCGTTCCTCTGGGCCTTCCTGCTCGACAAGGCCCTCTACGAGGTCCGCTACGAGCTCAACCACCGTCCCGACTGGGCCTGGCTTCCGCTGCACGGCCTCCACCGCCTGCTCGCCCCTCGGGACGCGACCGCTTCCGACCCCCTCGACGCCTGA
- a CDS encoding alpha-1,4-glucan--maltose-1-phosphate maltosyltransferase, translating into MPKSWSRVVISSVAPAIDGGQWPIKRAVGEQVEVTAGVLVDSHDALAVELVVRHASEETEHVTRMPHVENDEYAGAFEVSAPGRYLYRVRAWINRFATWQDQFRRRVEGGEPPSEIESELTAGASLLDEAAEHAPEDDREMLTAHIEAFENGNAEAALGDEIAELARRHAPHHQQTSSATYEVFVDPERARTGAWYEFFPRSVRDDDEHATLDEAAERLPRIQEMGFDIVYLPPIHPIGETNRKGPDDAPEAGPDDPGSPWAIGGFLADGSKGGHKSVHPKLGGIEAFDRFVETAHDLGLEVALDVAFQCSPDHPYVEEHPEWFYHRPDGSLRYAENPPKKYKDVHPINFETEAWPALWAELKSVFEYWIDHGVTTFRVDNPHTKPFAFWQWCLRELREDTPELVVLSEAFTRPKTMYHLAKLGFNNSYTYFTWRNTPDALEAYGEELFHTEAAEYFRPNFWPNTPDILHDELVDGGRPAHKSRFVLAATMSSTYGVYGPPFEHVDTQQRDHKEEYARNEKYEIRTWDWNDPTSLQPFMARVNRLRNENPALQQTRSIRFLDTQHPDLIAYSKAAGDNLIVVVVSLDPHSECEGQLVLPIHDLGLPADEAFSAHDLLHDAHYTWQGTHHYLRLSPDRPAHIFRLEPAGTSEQTHAAYDRLVHA; encoded by the coding sequence ATGCCCAAGTCTTGGTCCCGGGTCGTCATTTCATCGGTGGCCCCCGCCATTGACGGCGGGCAGTGGCCCATCAAGCGGGCCGTGGGGGAGCAGGTAGAGGTAACCGCCGGCGTCCTGGTGGACAGCCACGACGCCCTCGCCGTAGAGCTCGTGGTCCGCCACGCGAGCGAGGAGACGGAGCACGTCACCCGCATGCCCCACGTCGAAAACGACGAGTACGCCGGCGCCTTCGAGGTGTCGGCCCCCGGCCGCTACCTGTACCGCGTGCGGGCCTGGATCAACCGCTTCGCCACGTGGCAGGATCAATTTCGACGCCGGGTGGAGGGCGGCGAGCCGCCGTCCGAGATCGAGAGCGAGCTGACCGCCGGGGCGTCGCTGCTCGACGAGGCCGCCGAACACGCCCCCGAGGACGACCGGGAGATGCTGACGGCCCACATCGAGGCCTTCGAGAACGGCAACGCGGAGGCGGCCCTCGGGGACGAGATCGCCGAGCTCGCGCGCCGCCACGCGCCCCACCACCAGCAGACGAGCAGCGCGACCTACGAGGTATTCGTGGACCCGGAGCGCGCACGCACCGGCGCATGGTACGAGTTCTTCCCGCGCTCCGTCCGGGACGACGACGAGCACGCCACGCTCGACGAGGCCGCCGAGCGGCTGCCGCGCATCCAAGAGATGGGCTTCGACATCGTCTACCTTCCCCCGATCCACCCCATCGGCGAAACGAACCGGAAGGGCCCGGACGATGCCCCCGAGGCCGGCCCCGACGATCCGGGCAGCCCGTGGGCCATTGGCGGCTTTCTGGCGGACGGCTCGAAGGGGGGGCACAAGAGCGTCCACCCCAAGCTGGGCGGCATCGAGGCGTTCGACCGGTTCGTCGAGACGGCCCACGACCTGGGCCTGGAGGTCGCCCTCGACGTCGCGTTCCAGTGCTCCCCCGACCACCCCTACGTCGAAGAGCACCCCGAGTGGTTCTACCACCGACCGGACGGCTCCCTCCGCTACGCCGAAAACCCGCCCAAGAAGTACAAGGACGTCCACCCCATCAACTTCGAAACGGAGGCGTGGCCCGCGCTCTGGGCGGAGCTGAAGAGCGTCTTCGAGTACTGGATTGACCACGGCGTCACGACCTTTCGCGTGGACAACCCCCACACCAAGCCGTTCGCCTTCTGGCAGTGGTGCCTGCGCGAACTCCGCGAGGACACCCCCGAGCTCGTCGTCCTATCGGAGGCCTTCACCCGGCCCAAGACGATGTACCACCTCGCCAAGCTCGGCTTCAACAACTCCTACACCTACTTCACCTGGCGCAACACGCCCGACGCGCTCGAAGCATACGGCGAGGAGCTGTTCCACACCGAGGCGGCCGAGTACTTCCGCCCCAACTTCTGGCCCAACACGCCCGACATCCTACACGACGAGCTGGTCGACGGGGGGCGCCCCGCCCACAAGAGTCGGTTCGTCCTCGCGGCGACGATGTCCAGCACCTACGGCGTCTACGGCCCGCCCTTCGAGCACGTCGACACCCAGCAGCGCGACCACAAGGAGGAGTACGCCCGGAACGAAAAGTACGAAATCCGCACCTGGGACTGGAACGACCCCACGTCGCTCCAGCCATTTATGGCGCGGGTGAACCGCCTCCGCAACGAAAACCCCGCCCTGCAGCAGACGCGGTCGATTCGGTTCCTCGACACGCAGCACCCGGACCTGATTGCCTACAGCAAGGCCGCCGGGGACAACCTGATCGTCGTGGTCGTAAGCCTAGATCCCCACAGCGAGTGCGAGGGCCAGCTCGTGCTGCCCATCCACGACCTCGGCCTGCCGGCCGACGAGGCCTTCTCCGCCCACGACCTCCTGCACGACGCCCACTACACCTGGCAGGGGACTCATCACTACCTCCGCCTTTCCCCCGACCGCCCCGCACACATTTTCCGGCTCGAACCGGCCGGCACGAGCGAGCAGACGCACGCCGCCTACGATCGCCTCGTGCACGCATAG